One segment of Panicum virgatum strain AP13 chromosome 1K, P.virgatum_v5, whole genome shotgun sequence DNA contains the following:
- the LOC120652769 gene encoding atherin-like has product MDLSSVPPRSSFMPQPPLGHADGGPRFPAAPPPAPRPPYPAALPSRPSSHATLGYPAPCGCRATPRAAPSMATTAGAPWRASPAPVLVLVQHPRARTALPRLASRRPPRAEPAPFPILKVEDDHGYGWRRWEQERREKGEV; this is encoded by the coding sequence ATGGACCTCAGCTCCGTGCCGCCCCGGTCCTCGTTCATGCCCCAACCGCCGCTTGGCCACGCCGACGGCGGACCCCGCTtccccgccgcccctccaccggcccCACGCCCTCCCTACCCAGCCGCGCTGCCGTCAAGGCCGTCGTCCCACGCGACCCTCGGCTACCCCGCTCCCTGTGGATGTCGTGCCACCCCGAGGGCGGCGCCCtccatggccaccaccgccggcgcgcccTGGCGGGCGAGCCCCGCTCCGGTCCTGGTCCTGGTCCAGCACCCGCGGGCCCGCACAGCACTGCCCCGGCTGGCGAGCCGGCGACCCCCTCGCGCCGAGCCTGCCCCCTTCCCCATTCTCAAGGTTGAAGATGACCATGGCTATGGGTGGCGACGTTGGgagcaagagaggagggagaagggagaggtgtgA